The following is a genomic window from Hydrogenobaculum sp. Y04AAS1.
GATTTTCTAAGAAAATTACCCAATATAGATAAATCTAGTATAAAACCAGTTTACTATAGGCCTTCTGCTATCATATATAGAGATATAACGATAAAAAGCTTTAAAGATTTGGCTAAACCTGGTGTAAAAATACTTGTGGTAAACGGTGCTGGTCAAGTGGGGCTTTGGGAGGATATGGCGATGAAGTATGGAAATTTTGAGCTTTTAAAAGCTATAGAAAAAAATATATCTCACATATCTTACAACTCCAAAGATGCGTTGGAATATTGGAATACCCACAAAAATGTAAACGCTTTTATCATATACAACATATGGGCTATAGCCAATCATATAAAAGATTACTATATACCAAAGCGCCATGTGATATATAGAGATATGGATACATCCCTTACCTACAAAGGCGATAAAAACCCTTGTGCTAAAGAATTTTACAATTATGTAATCGAGGCAAAGCAAGCTTTTAAATATTTTGATTGGAGTTATTAGAGGAAAAGTTAACTCAATTTTAGCAAGTGTACAATAGGTGCTATAGTAAATGTGGGACTTCTATATCTAGGTGCTAAGCTGGGTATGATACAGGTAAAGGTGGTCTTTTAAAATTTTTAGAAAAAATCCTTCACATTTAACTTATACCTTGGGGCATGGTTATCTTAGCTATGTTTCTCCCAGAGTAGCTCTGCTTCCAAATATTTTATGCCTGTTTCCTTGATAGCTTTTATCTTCAGTTAATCTTATTTTTACCTTGATTTTTACTATATAAGTGTTGAAGTGTATAAATTGTCACCATTTTTTATTTAAAAATAATTTTCCTCATATTTATGTTAATATAATTACCATTATGTTAACAAATGAAAGCTTTCATATCTTGATATCAAGAAAATTTGACATCAATGATATAAAATGATATATTAATATTATCAAAATATTGGAGGTAAGTCAAATGGGTGATATCAAAATGAAGGCAAGCGAGTATGCGGCAATGATGTCAGTGTCATTAAATACTGTCAAAAATAGGATAAAAGCTGGAATACTAAATGGTGCCAAAGAAGAAGATGGTATATGGTATGTATATTTGACATCAGACGAATATGAAAATCTGCAAAACAGCAAAGAAAAATCTCAAGAAAGAGAACAGGCTATCTCAGACTCTATAGAAAAATTGAAAGCCCTTCCAGATGGCGCTCTTATAGCCACGTATATCAATATTCAAAGATATGCCGAGTTTCAAAAGCAAGAGCTTATGCAAGAGCTTTCTAGCTTGTATGCTTTGCTGGCTGTAAAAGAGAAAGAGATAGAGTTTTTATCAAAGGATTTAGACCGTTATAAAAGCAAAATAGAAGAGCTTAAAGAAGAAAACTTATCGTTATCTGAAAAGCTAAAAAACCTAAGCAAAGAGTTAGAAGATTGTAAAAAAGAGTACAAAGATCTAGACAACAAATATCAAAGAGCAGACATAGATATGAAAAAAATAATCCTTGATAAAGAAAAAGAGATACTTGAGAAAGAGCGGGAGATAGAAGAGTTAAAGAGGAAACTATCTATGCTATAAGCTTTAAAAATTTTTAACACTATATCCTTGAGTTTATGAGGCTTTTAAGATAAAAATAGCTTAATTCTTTTTTGTATTGACGCCTTATTATATCCATTAACTTATTGAATATATTGTAAGTTAAAAGAGCATCGTCTTTAGCTCTGTGAAGTCTTTCGTATTTTATGTTAAAGTAATCTGCTACTGCAGAAAGTTTGTAGGATTTTAGGTTAGGGATGAGTTTTTTGGAAAGTTCAAGGGTGCAGATATTTGGAGAGTTTAGTTTTTTGTGAAGATATATGCTGTAAGCTTTGCTTAAAAACGATAAATCAAATTTTACGTTGTGACCTACTATGATATAGTCTTTTACAAAGTTATCAAAATCGTATATAATCCCTTCAACCTTGGGTTGGCCCACCAGCATAGCATTTGTTATTCCTGTTATTTCTGTTATCCTTCTTGGAATAAAAAATCCTGGGTTTATGAGTCTGTGAAATTGTTTTGTGATTCTTTCTTTTTCTACCAAAAAGGCAAAAATCTCTATTATTTCATGCTCATCTGGATTAAGGCCGGTGGTTTCTATATCTAAAACTACGTATATGTCATTCTCAAAAGATTCACTGAAATACATAATTTCACATGCATTACTGAAGAAATACCTTTATGTAGCTTTCTTTTTTGAGTTTGTGTAAAATCTCATCGTATTTTTTCTTCATCTTTTCTTCTAAAAGCTTTTTCTTTAGCTTGTCTAGGTCTATGTTTTGATATACAAGTTTTATGTTTTTAACCTTAGCAATGTATATGTTGTTTTTACCTTCTGCAAAGACTATATCACCTTTCGATGCTTTCCAAACCTGTTCGTCTAAATTCTTTTTCAAGTCTCCTTTTGCTACTTCTAATTCTTGAGGAGTTAGGTTTAGTTTGCTGGCTATCGTTTTTAAGCTTGTGGTGCCATTTAAAAGTTTACTTAGTTTATCTTTGTCTTTTTTGGGCACTATAAGAAGTTCAATATCTCTTTCTATTTTAGGTTTGCCGTATTTTAATTTTAAAAGCTCAATATCAGAAGGTGTAATTTTAACAGCTTTTCTTAAGTATTCTCCAAAGCCAGCTGTTGCCAAGATCTCTTTTCTTAAAAAGTCTCTAAACTCTTTTGGCGATATACCTTGTTTTTTTAGCTCTTCGTAAAGTTGTTCAACGGTAAGGTTGTTTTGAGAGGCCAAGTCTTTTATAGTTTGGTCTAAAAAGCTCTCTGGTGTGGCCATATGGTTTTCGCTCAAATATTGGTATATGAGGTATATATCTATAAGCCTTTTTAAAGCTAATTTTGCATCTTTTGTACCAAAATAAACCATTGCTATTTTCAAATCGCTTTCTAAAATTGGTTCACCGTTTATGGAAGCTACAACTCTATTTACTAAAACTCCCGGCGTGCTATGTAAAAGCTCTTCAAAGCTTCTGTTGGTAGCGCTTTGTCGGTTTATAGTTTTATGGCTTTTATCAACGTTTTTATCAGTCTTGGCGTTGGCGAATGTAATATTTATTAGGGTTAGCATAGATATAGCACTCGTTAGTATTTTGCTTTTGTAAAATTTCATAATACCTCCTACTTATCATTTTACCTCAAAAGCAATTAGCTTTGTAGGCTAATTTTACCTATATCAGAATATGCTATATCTCCGGCTATTACATAAGATTTATTTTGATATTTAAAAGCCAGTGAAACGGTTATACAAAAATCATCCGTGGCTTTAGAAAGATAAACTCCTGTTATATAAGGGGTTTCCGATGCATTTTTAAAATAAGCTTCTTTTGATCTATCTGCCCCCTTTTTTCCTGTGGCTATGCTTTTAGATATATCTGGATTTATTATATTGTTGGATATCTGGATTCCAGACTCGTTCATTATATAGATAAGGTCGTAAAAAGGATACTTTTTAAACATATCGTAGACCACAAATTCCCACAGATTTTTTTCAGTTTTCACTAGATTGTTGGCAATATCTTGTATAGAGGATGATATTTTTTCTTTTATAAGCTGGACTGTTGGATAATCTTGCTTTGATAAGTGCGTTATCAGAAGAGGCTGTAATCCATCAATTATCGCTACGGTATTTTTCATATCTTTTATATATACTTTCAATATATCTATTCGTTTTAGGAAGGCATCGTAAGATTTTATGTTGTTTAAATTTAGTACGATGGCGTACATAACAGGTGTTTTATGGGTTTGAAACAGTACGTTGTATTCTTTGTAAAATTCATCAAAGAATTTATTTATAACATCTTTTGTGATTTTTGTTTTGTGTACACTGTATATTTCGTTATCGGATTTTTCTATATAAGTACAACATTCGTTAGACATATTTT
Proteins encoded in this region:
- a CDS encoding substrate-binding domain-containing protein, with amino-acid sequence MLMHIYGPEGPYPAMNYVAKEFNKYQNKCRAVVKAGPLPVWEKEALKNGDIIYSGSEDMMEDFLRKLPNIDKSSIKPVYYRPSAIIYRDITIKSFKDLAKPGVKILVVNGAGQVGLWEDMAMKYGNFELLKAIEKNISHISYNSKDALEYWNTHKNVNAFIIYNIWAIANHIKDYYIPKRHVIYRDMDTSLTYKGDKNPCAKEFYNYVIEAKQAFKYFDWSY
- a CDS encoding 3'-5' exonuclease, which translates into the protein MYFSESFENDIYVVLDIETTGLNPDEHEIIEIFAFLVEKERITKQFHRLINPGFFIPRRITEITGITNAMLVGQPKVEGIIYDFDNFVKDYIIVGHNVKFDLSFLSKAYSIYLHKKLNSPNICTLELSKKLIPNLKSYKLSAVADYFNIKYERLHRAKDDALLTYNIFNKLMDIIRRQYKKELSYFYLKSLINSRI
- a CDS encoding SurA domain, which gives rise to MKFYKSKILTSAISMLTLINITFANAKTDKNVDKSHKTINRQSATNRSFEELLHSTPGVLVNRVVASINGEPILESDLKIAMVYFGTKDAKLALKRLIDIYLIYQYLSENHMATPESFLDQTIKDLASQNNLTVEQLYEELKKQGISPKEFRDFLRKEILATAGFGEYLRKAVKITPSDIELLKLKYGKPKIERDIELLIVPKKDKDKLSKLLNGTTSLKTIASKLNLTPQELEVAKGDLKKNLDEQVWKASKGDIVFAEGKNNIYIAKVKNIKLVYQNIDLDKLKKKLLEEKMKKKYDEILHKLKKESYIKVFLQ
- a CDS encoding PDC sensor domain-containing protein, producing the protein MPKAENYVSLDIFSSNIPAFNYEDSVDMVYKFFKEKPFYKYVVILKNQTPIGIVKKDDIAFANKNLNVGELSKPLPKVKNTNINPQRLSDVIEVLRLQVSDIFLVNNKNQYIGVINYDTVIHYLSKFPVSSQDKISNMLGKDYYAVIIGFQDFKELKEELSYKIDSLFKLIRDLLKNMSNECCTYIEKSDNEIYSVHKTKITKDVINKFFDEFYKEYNVLFQTHKTPVMYAIVLNLNNIKSYDAFLKRIDILKVYIKDMKNTVAIIDGLQPLLITHLSKQDYPTVQLIKEKISSSIQDIANNLVKTEKNLWEFVVYDMFKKYPFYDLIYIMNESGIQISNNIINPDISKSIATGKKGADRSKEAYFKNASETPYITGVYLSKATDDFCITVSLAFKYQNKSYVIAGDIAYSDIGKISLQS